A genomic segment from [Flavobacterium] thermophilum encodes:
- the aroH gene encoding Chorismate mutase AroH, whose product MIRGIRGAITVERNEAGEIIAATETLLREMVRANDVAAHDVSFVLISVTDDITAAFPAQALRRLDGWTYVPVMCTREIPVPGSLPRCIRVMMTVETDKRQDEICHVYLKDAAMLRPDLSLTKKTEM is encoded by the coding sequence ATGATCCGCGGCATTCGCGGGGCGATTACAGTGGAGCGAAACGAGGCCGGAGAAATTATAGCGGCAACGGAAACGTTGCTGCGCGAAATGGTTCGCGCCAACGATGTTGCCGCCCATGACGTTTCGTTCGTGCTCATTTCCGTCACTGACGACATCACGGCTGCGTTTCCGGCTCAAGCTTTGCGCCGCCTTGACGGCTGGACGTACGTGCCTGTCATGTGCACGCGAGAAATTCCAGTGCCCGGTTCGCTGCCGCGCTGCATCCGCGTCATGATGACGGTGGAGACAGACAAACGGCAAGATGAGATTTGCCACGTCTATTTAAAGGATGCAGCCATGCTGCGGCCGGATTTGTCGTTGACAAAAAAAACAGAAATGTAA
- the aroB gene encoding 3-dehydroquinate synthase, whose protein sequence is MIERTIETATKQYPLLLGDGAVRALPCLLQALSCPPGTKMLIITDDVVAPLYLDEVRATLAAAGYDVYAYIIPNGEAAKSFDNYYACQTAALQCGLDRRSLIVALGGGVVGDLAGFVAATYMRGIRYIQMPTTLLAHDSAVGGKVAINHPLGKNMIGAFHQPEAVVYDTAFLRTLPERELRSGFAEVIKHALIRDRRFYDWLRAEIKTLADLQGGKLAYCIEKGIDIKASVVREDEKETGVRAHLNFGHTLGHALESELGYGVLTHGEAVAVGMLFAILVSERLYGRSFAEHRFAEWFAAYGFPVSLPDGLAPHRLLEKMKGDKKAYAGTVRMVLLREIGDVEVVELEDDKMLAWLWEFAGQGGER, encoded by the coding sequence ATGATCGAACGGACGATTGAAACGGCGACGAAGCAATACCCGCTCCTCTTAGGCGACGGAGCGGTCCGCGCGTTGCCGTGCCTGCTTCAGGCGCTCTCCTGCCCGCCGGGGACGAAGATGTTGATCATCACCGACGATGTGGTGGCGCCTCTTTATTTGGATGAAGTGCGCGCCACGCTTGCCGCTGCCGGTTATGATGTGTATGCCTACATCATTCCAAACGGCGAGGCGGCGAAGTCGTTTGACAACTATTACGCCTGCCAGACGGCGGCTCTTCAGTGCGGCCTTGACCGCCGCTCGCTCATTGTCGCGCTTGGCGGCGGCGTCGTTGGCGATTTGGCCGGATTTGTGGCCGCCACCTATATGCGCGGTATCCGCTACATTCAAATGCCGACGACGCTTTTGGCCCACGACAGCGCCGTCGGCGGCAAAGTCGCCATCAACCATCCGCTTGGCAAAAATATGATCGGCGCTTTCCACCAGCCGGAAGCGGTCGTCTATGACACCGCCTTTTTGCGCACGCTGCCTGAGCGCGAGCTCCGTTCAGGATTTGCCGAGGTGATCAAACATGCGCTCATCCGCGACCGCCGCTTTTACGACTGGCTGCGCGCAGAAATCAAGACGCTCGCCGACTTGCAGGGCGGCAAGCTCGCCTATTGCATTGAAAAGGGCATTGATATTAAGGCGTCCGTCGTGCGTGAAGATGAAAAAGAAACCGGGGTGCGCGCCCATTTGAATTTCGGCCATACGCTCGGCCATGCGCTCGAGAGCGAGCTCGGCTACGGCGTGCTGACCCATGGGGAGGCGGTGGCGGTCGGCATGCTGTTTGCCATCTTGGTCAGCGAGCGGCTTTACGGCCGGTCATTTGCCGAGCACCGCTTTGCCGAATGGTTCGCTGCGTACGGCTTTCCGGTTTCGCTCCCCGACGGGCTGGCGCCTCACCGGCTGCTCGAGAAAATGAAAGGCGACAAAAAGGCGTACGCTGGGACGGTGCGGATGGTTCTTTTGCGTGAAATCGGCGATGTGGAAGTCGTGGAACTCGAAGATGACAAGATGCTCGCGTGGCTGTGGGAGTTTGCTGGACAGGGGGGAGAGCGATGA
- the aroF gene encoding Chorismate synthase: MRYLTAGESHGPQLTAILEGVPAGLELRAEHINKELARRQKGYGRGRRMQIEKDVVNITAGVRHGKTLGSPIALVVENRDFKHWQTIMAVEPIDDETEIKRKVTRPRPGHADLNGALKYGHRDMRNVLERSSARETTVRVAAGAVAKRILEEVGIRVAGHVIEIGGVRAKKLDYRSLEELQNVTEESPVRCFDPEAGQKMMEAIDLAKKNGDSIGGIVEVIVEGVPAGVGSYVHYDRKLDAKIAAAIVSINAFKGVEFGIGFEAARRPGSEVHDEIIWSPEQGFSRRTNRAGGFEGGVTTGMPIVVRGVMKPIPTLYKPLQSVDIDTKEPFAASIERSDSCAVPAASVVAEAVVAWEVAAAIVSQFGQDRIDLIKENIERARRYAKEF; the protein is encoded by the coding sequence ATGCGCTACTTGACAGCAGGGGAGTCGCACGGGCCGCAATTGACGGCGATTTTGGAAGGAGTGCCGGCTGGGCTTGAGCTGCGCGCCGAGCATATCAACAAGGAGCTGGCGCGCCGGCAAAAAGGGTATGGGCGCGGGCGGCGCATGCAAATCGAAAAGGACGTGGTGAATATCACCGCCGGCGTCCGGCACGGGAAAACGCTCGGCTCGCCGATTGCGCTGGTTGTGGAAAACCGTGATTTTAAACATTGGCAAACGATTATGGCCGTTGAACCGATCGATGATGAAACGGAGATCAAACGAAAAGTGACGCGTCCGCGCCCAGGTCATGCCGATTTAAACGGCGCCCTGAAGTACGGACATCGCGATATGCGCAATGTGCTTGAACGCTCATCGGCAAGGGAAACGACGGTGCGCGTGGCGGCCGGAGCGGTGGCGAAGCGCATTTTGGAGGAAGTGGGCATCCGCGTCGCCGGGCATGTCATCGAAATCGGCGGTGTGCGCGCAAAGAAGCTTGATTACCGCTCCCTGGAGGAATTGCAAAATGTGACAGAAGAGTCGCCGGTGCGCTGTTTTGATCCGGAAGCGGGACAAAAAATGATGGAAGCGATCGATTTGGCAAAGAAAAACGGTGATTCGATCGGCGGCATCGTCGAAGTGATTGTCGAAGGCGTTCCCGCCGGGGTCGGCAGCTACGTTCATTACGACCGGAAGCTCGATGCGAAAATCGCGGCGGCGATCGTCAGCATTAACGCCTTTAAAGGCGTCGAATTCGGGATCGGGTTTGAAGCGGCGCGCCGCCCGGGAAGCGAAGTGCACGACGAAATCATTTGGAGCCCGGAACAAGGCTTTTCGCGCCGGACGAACCGGGCGGGCGGCTTTGAAGGCGGGGTGACGACGGGGATGCCGATCGTCGTGCGCGGTGTAATGAAGCCGATTCCGACGCTGTACAAACCGCTGCAAAGCGTCGACATCGACACGAAAGAACCGTTTGCGGCAAGCATCGAGCGGTCGGACAGCTGCGCTGTGCCGGCGGCGAGCGTCGTCGCCGAAGCGGTCGTCGCCTGGGAAGTGGCGGCGGCGATCGTCAGCCAGTTCGGGCAAGACCGGATCGATTTGATTAAAGAAAACATCGAGCGCGCCCGCCGCTATGCAAAGGAGTTTTAA
- the cheR gene encoding Chemotaxis protein methyltransferase: MDDYAQFIAKVKRKTGIDLSLYKEAQMRRRLASLYMKKGLKSFAELFAAMEKDLSLWHECLDRMTINVSEFYRNAKRWEVLERVILPRLLAENPRPNVWSAACSTGEEPYTLAMVLAKRLPLHRVSVLATDIDDNALARARLGLYSERSLVELPEEMRKKFFTKEGEYYKIDERLKQTVKFQKHNLLADPFPRNMDLIVCRNVLIYFTEEAKRMLYQKFHDALRPGGVLFVGSTEQIFNPSLYGFEVEETFFYRRK; encoded by the coding sequence ATGGACGATTATGCGCAATTCATTGCCAAAGTGAAGCGAAAAACCGGCATTGACTTATCGCTATATAAGGAAGCCCAGATGAGGCGGCGTTTGGCGTCGTTGTACATGAAAAAAGGGCTAAAGAGCTTTGCCGAGCTGTTTGCAGCGATGGAAAAAGACTTGTCGCTCTGGCATGAATGTCTTGACCGGATGACGATCAACGTGTCCGAGTTTTATCGCAACGCCAAACGATGGGAGGTGCTTGAACGCGTCATTTTGCCGCGGCTATTGGCGGAAAACCCGCGCCCGAACGTGTGGAGCGCTGCCTGCTCAACCGGCGAGGAGCCGTACACGCTCGCGATGGTGCTCGCAAAACGATTGCCGCTTCACCGCGTGTCGGTGTTGGCGACCGACATTGATGATAATGCGCTTGCCCGCGCGCGCCTCGGCTTGTACAGCGAACGGTCGCTTGTAGAGTTGCCCGAGGAAATGAGAAAAAAGTTTTTTACGAAAGAAGGCGAGTATTATAAAATAGACGAAAGGCTGAAACAAACGGTCAAGTTTCAAAAGCACAACTTGCTCGCGGATCCGTTTCCGCGCAACATGGATTTGATCGTTTGCCGCAACGTGCTCATTTATTTCACTGAAGAGGCGAAGCGGATGCTGTATCAGAAATTTCATGATGCGCTCCGGCCCGGGGGCGTGCTGTTTGTGGGGAGCACGGAGCAAATTTTTAACCCGTCCTTATACGGTTTCGAAGTCGAGGAGACGTTTTTTTATCGGAGAAAATAG
- the ndk gene encoding Nucleoside diphosphate kinase, with product MAERTFLMVKPDGVQRNLIGEIVSRFEKKGFQLVGAKLMQVSRELAEQHYAEHKERPFFGELVDFITSGPVFAMVWEGENVIAAARQMMGKTNPQEAAPGTIRGDFGLTVGKNVIHGSDSPQSAEREINLFFKEEELLHYTKLMNEWLY from the coding sequence ATGGCAGAACGGACATTTTTAATGGTAAAGCCAGACGGGGTTCAGCGCAATTTGATCGGCGAAATTGTTTCGCGCTTTGAGAAAAAAGGCTTCCAGCTTGTTGGCGCGAAGCTGATGCAAGTGTCGCGCGAGCTGGCTGAGCAGCACTATGCCGAACATAAAGAGCGTCCGTTTTTCGGCGAGCTTGTCGACTTTATTACATCCGGGCCGGTGTTTGCGATGGTGTGGGAGGGCGAAAATGTAATCGCCGCCGCCCGGCAAATGATGGGGAAAACGAATCCGCAGGAAGCCGCACCGGGCACGATTCGCGGCGACTTCGGCTTGACGGTCGGAAAAAACGTCATTCACGGCTCCGATTCGCCGCAAAGCGCGGAACGCGAGATCAACCTGTTTTTCAAAGAAGAAGAGCTTCTCCACTATACAAAACTGATGAACGAATGGCTCTATTAA
- the hepT gene encoding Heptaprenyl diphosphate synthase component 2, whose product MKLKAMYSFLSDDLAAVEEELERAVQSEYGPLGEAALHLLQAGGKRIRPVFVLLAARFGQYDLERMKHVAVALELIHMASLVHDDVIDDADLRRGRPTIKAKWSNRFAMYTGDYLFARSLERMAELGNPRAHQVLAKTIVEVCRGEIEQIKDKYRFDQPLRTYLRRIRRKTALLIAASCQLGALAAGAPEPIVKRLYWFGHYVGMSFQITDDILDFTGTEEQLGKPAGSDLLQGNVTLPVLYALSDERVKAAIAAVGPETDVAEMAAVISAIKRTDAIERSYALSDRYLDKALHLLDGLPMNEARGLLRDLALYIGKRDY is encoded by the coding sequence ATGAAGTTAAAGGCGATGTATTCGTTTTTAAGCGATGATTTAGCGGCGGTCGAAGAGGAGCTTGAGCGGGCGGTTCAGTCGGAATACGGGCCGCTTGGGGAAGCGGCGCTCCATCTGTTGCAGGCGGGCGGAAAGCGGATCCGTCCCGTTTTTGTCTTGCTTGCCGCCCGCTTCGGCCAATATGACCTTGAGCGGATGAAGCATGTTGCCGTTGCGCTCGAGCTCATTCATATGGCTTCGCTCGTCCACGACGATGTGATCGACGACGCCGATTTGCGCCGCGGCCGGCCGACGATCAAGGCGAAATGGAGCAACCGGTTCGCCATGTACACAGGGGATTATTTGTTTGCCCGCTCGCTCGAACGGATGGCGGAGCTCGGCAACCCGCGCGCCCATCAAGTGTTGGCGAAAACGATCGTGGAAGTGTGCCGCGGGGAAATTGAGCAAATTAAAGACAAGTACCGGTTTGATCAGCCGCTGCGCACGTATTTGCGGCGCATCCGTCGGAAAACGGCGCTGCTCATCGCCGCGAGCTGCCAGCTTGGCGCCCTCGCTGCCGGCGCGCCGGAGCCGATTGTGAAGCGGCTGTACTGGTTCGGCCATTATGTCGGCATGTCGTTTCAAATTACCGACGACATTCTCGATTTCACTGGGACGGAGGAACAGCTCGGCAAACCGGCCGGAAGCGACTTGCTGCAAGGAAACGTCACCCTTCCTGTGCTGTATGCCTTGAGCGATGAGCGGGTGAAGGCGGCCATTGCAGCTGTCGGTCCGGAAACGGACGTTGCGGAAATGGCGGCGGTCATTTCCGCCATTAAGCGGACGGACGCCATTGAGCGGTCGTATGCGTTAAGCGACCGTTACCTTGACAAGGCGCTTCACCTTCTTGACGGACTGCCGATGAATGAGGCGCGCGGCCTGTTGCGCGACCTCGCCCTTTACATCGGGAAAAGGGATTATTAA
- the ubiE_2 gene encoding Demethylmenaquinone methyltransferase has translation MHQSKEERVHRVFENISAHYDRMNSVISFRRHLKWRKDVMRRMNVQKGKKALDVCCGTADWTIALAEAVGPEGEVYGLDFSENMLKVGEQKVKARGLHNVKLIHGNAMQLPFPDNSFDYVTIGFGLRNVPDYMTVLKEMHRVTKPGGITVCLETSQPTLFGFRQLYYFYFRFIMPLFGKLLAKSYEEYSWLQESAREFPGRDELAEMFRAAGFVDVEVKPYTFGVAAMHLGYKR, from the coding sequence ATGCATCAATCGAAAGAAGAGCGAGTCCATCGCGTATTTGAAAACATTTCTGCGCATTATGACCGGATGAACTCCGTCATCAGCTTCCGCCGCCACTTGAAGTGGCGCAAAGACGTGATGCGGCGGATGAATGTGCAAAAAGGCAAAAAAGCGCTCGATGTGTGCTGTGGGACGGCTGACTGGACGATCGCCTTGGCGGAGGCGGTCGGTCCGGAAGGGGAAGTGTACGGCCTTGATTTCAGCGAAAACATGCTGAAAGTCGGCGAACAGAAGGTAAAAGCGCGCGGGTTGCATAATGTGAAGCTCATTCACGGCAATGCGATGCAGCTGCCGTTTCCTGACAATTCGTTCGATTATGTGACGATCGGCTTCGGTTTGCGCAACGTCCCTGACTATATGACCGTGCTTAAGGAAATGCACCGGGTGACGAAGCCGGGCGGCATAACCGTCTGCCTGGAAACGTCGCAGCCGACGCTGTTCGGGTTTCGTCAGCTTTACTATTTTTACTTCCGGTTTATTATGCCGCTGTTTGGCAAGCTGCTGGCGAAAAGCTATGAGGAGTACTCGTGGCTGCAGGAATCGGCGCGCGAGTTTCCGGGGCGGGACGAGCTGGCCGAGATGTTCCGCGCCGCCGGTTTTGTCGATGTCGAGGTCAAACCGTACACGTTTGGCGTGGCGGCGATGCACTTGGGTTATAAACGGTGA
- the hepS gene encoding Heptaprenyl diphosphate synthase component 1, with amino-acid sequence MVVRIFSGTRVVHVDDITVKLASLKEQIEQLLHHPYLREHLPAPAIDEDRLLLSLSMLDGASTAPSEAERCIIAMMLMQIALDTHDEVTDDGGDLRTRQLVVLAGDLYSGLYYELLARSGETALIRSFAEAIRDINEQKVLLYEKKAERIESLFAAVGTIESALLVKLADRMAAPQWGQFAYSYLLMRRLLLEQEAFIRTGASALFEQMAQIAFPRTKTLTKEQKRHLLRFCRRYIDGCREALFAAKLPVNGLLQLRVAELSGGFQAIAKKTVEEG; translated from the coding sequence ATGGTGGTGCGGATATTTTCGGGGACAAGGGTGGTTCATGTGGATGACATCACGGTGAAATTGGCGTCATTGAAAGAACAAATTGAGCAGCTGCTCCATCACCCATATTTGCGCGAGCATTTGCCGGCGCCGGCGATCGATGAAGATCGCCTGCTGCTCTCGCTGTCAATGCTCGATGGCGCTTCAACGGCGCCGAGTGAGGCGGAGCGGTGCATCATCGCCATGATGCTCATGCAGATCGCCCTTGATACCCACGATGAGGTGACAGATGACGGCGGCGACTTGCGGACGCGGCAGCTTGTCGTCCTCGCCGGCGACTTGTACAGCGGGCTGTACTATGAGTTGTTGGCGCGTTCGGGCGAAACGGCGCTCATCCGCTCGTTCGCCGAGGCGATCCGCGATATTAACGAGCAAAAAGTGCTGCTTTACGAAAAAAAAGCAGAGCGGATCGAGTCGTTGTTTGCGGCGGTCGGCACGATCGAATCGGCGTTGCTTGTCAAGCTCGCCGACCGCATGGCGGCGCCGCAGTGGGGGCAGTTTGCCTATTCGTATTTGCTGATGCGGCGCCTGCTGCTCGAGCAGGAAGCGTTCATCCGCACGGGAGCTTCGGCGCTCTTTGAGCAAATGGCGCAAATCGCGTTCCCGCGCACGAAAACGTTGACGAAAGAGCAAAAGCGGCATTTGCTCCGCTTTTGCCGCCGCTATATCGACGGCTGCCGGGAGGCGCTGTTTGCGGCGAAACTGCCGGTCAACGGCCTGCTGCAGCTCCGCGTGGCCGAGCTTTCCGGCGGGTTTCAAGCCATCGCCAAAAAGACGGTGGAAGAAGGGTAG
- the mtrB gene encoding Tryptophan RNA-binding attenuator protein — protein MYTNSDFVVIKALEDGVNVIGLTRGADTRFHHSEKLDKGEVLIAQFTEHTSAIKVRGKAYIQTRHGAIESEGKK, from the coding sequence ATGTATACGAACAGCGACTTTGTTGTCATTAAAGCGCTTGAAGACGGAGTGAACGTCATTGGATTGACGCGCGGGGCGGATACACGGTTCCATCACTCGGAAAAGCTCGATAAAGGCGAAGTGTTGATCGCCCAGTTTACAGAGCACACGTCGGCGATTAAAGTGAGAGGCAAGGCGTATATTCAAACGCGCCATGGCGCCATTGAGTCGGAAGGGAAAAAGTAA
- the folE gene encoding GTP cyclohydrolase 1, producing MPEINFAQIEYAVRLILEAIGEDPNREGLVDTPKRVAKMYAEVFSGLHKDPREYFQTVFSEEHEELVLVKDIPFYSMCEHHLVPFFGVAHVAYIPREGKVTGLSKLARAVEAVARRPQLQERITATVADSIVEALEPHGVMVVVEAEHMCMTMRGVKKPGAKTVTTAVRGVFETDVAARSEVLSLIKA from the coding sequence ATGCCGGAGATCAATTTTGCGCAAATTGAATATGCAGTCCGCTTGATTTTGGAAGCAATTGGGGAAGACCCAAACCGTGAGGGGCTTGTCGACACGCCGAAACGAGTGGCGAAAATGTACGCCGAGGTGTTCTCCGGACTGCACAAAGACCCCAGGGAGTATTTTCAAACCGTATTCAGCGAGGAACATGAGGAGCTTGTGCTCGTCAAAGATATTCCGTTTTACTCGATGTGCGAGCACCATTTAGTGCCGTTTTTCGGCGTTGCCCACGTCGCCTACATCCCGCGGGAAGGAAAAGTGACCGGGCTAAGCAAGCTCGCCCGGGCGGTCGAAGCGGTGGCGCGCCGCCCGCAGCTGCAGGAGCGCATTACGGCGACAGTCGCCGATTCGATCGTCGAAGCGCTCGAACCGCACGGGGTGATGGTCGTCGTCGAGGCGGAACATATGTGCATGACGATGCGCGGCGTGAAAAAGCCAGGGGCGAAAACGGTGACAACGGCAGTGCGCGGCGTGTTTGAAACGGATGTTGCCGCCCGTTCGGAAGTGCTTTCGCTCATTAAAGCATAA
- the hup_1 gene encoding HB translates to MNKTELINAVAETSGLSKKDATKAVDAVFDSITEALRKGDKVQLIGFGNFEVRERAARKGRNPQTGEEMEIPASKVPAFKPGKALKDAVK, encoded by the coding sequence ATGAACAAGACGGAATTGATCAACGCGGTAGCCGAAACAAGCGGTCTTTCCAAAAAAGATGCAACAAAAGCCGTTGATGCGGTATTTGACTCGATTACAGAAGCGTTGCGAAAAGGCGATAAAGTGCAATTAATCGGCTTTGGGAACTTTGAAGTGCGCGAGCGCGCCGCCCGGAAAGGACGCAACCCGCAAACGGGCGAAGAAATGGAAATTCCGGCGAGCAAAGTTCCTGCATTCAAACCGGGTAAAGCGTTAAAAGATGCCGTAAAATAA